One Acidobacteriota bacterium genomic region harbors:
- the secF gene encoding protein translocase subunit SecF, with translation MVELFREPQIDWIKSKKAFISVTILLMIIGALSVQFRGFKLGVDFSGGTLMTVRFKEVPSLNQIRSVLGEAGINTTSVVLQPITNRPNELIIRTPQSEKGEAERRVDEDKRTIIRALQKLNPAGGDIALGKANINTIDAEGIEQELRQNDPLGIKNQFFGSTHPYRQVGDQIVGARDSQLKGFAPDMNFVQALTLTAQNYPEFDQNKVKAEINNRFFAGKIDLNLISTGEIESALIRINPLNNNDVNAYSAAAKAITKYRTDRSGVINSLEEIQTQDVSADLLAKMAPYFTTGGWSVVSADIVGPQVGADLQSRAIYVTLAALAGMLIYIAFRFEWIYGVAAVLAVFHDVMITLGLFSLFGWDIDLTVVAALLTLVGYSMNDTIVIFDRIRENLRVRRRESLAQITNDAINQTLSRTIITSGLTFLSVVAIVIFGGDVLRGFGLALTIGIIIGTYSSIAVASPIMLWWEYYTNRSKQAAAASSRAARAI, from the coding sequence ATGGTAGAACTATTTAGAGAACCTCAGATTGATTGGATTAAATCGAAAAAAGCATTTATCAGCGTCACCATTTTGCTGATGATTATTGGCGCGCTTTCCGTGCAATTTCGCGGCTTCAAACTCGGCGTTGATTTTTCCGGCGGCACATTGATGACCGTGCGCTTTAAAGAAGTGCCCTCGCTTAATCAAATTCGCTCGGTTCTTGGTGAAGCCGGTATTAATACAACAAGCGTGGTTTTACAACCGATTACCAACCGCCCTAACGAATTGATTATTCGCACCCCGCAATCCGAAAAGGGTGAAGCAGAACGGCGAGTGGATGAGGACAAACGAACCATCATTCGCGCGTTGCAAAAACTCAACCCCGCCGGTGGTGATATTGCGCTTGGCAAAGCCAACATCAATACGATTGACGCAGAGGGTATCGAACAGGAACTCAGACAAAACGACCCGCTCGGGATTAAAAACCAGTTTTTTGGCAGCACACATCCCTATCGCCAGGTCGGCGATCAGATTGTCGGGGCTCGCGATAGCCAACTCAAAGGATTCGCGCCGGACATGAACTTTGTTCAGGCGCTCACCTTAACGGCTCAGAATTATCCTGAATTTGACCAGAACAAAGTAAAAGCCGAAATTAACAATCGTTTCTTTGCAGGAAAAATCGATTTAAATCTCATCAGCACCGGCGAAATTGAAAGCGCCTTGATTCGCATTAATCCGCTAAACAATAATGATGTCAACGCCTACAGCGCGGCGGCAAAAGCCATTACCAAATACCGCACAGACCGCAGCGGGGTAATCAACAGCCTCGAAGAAATTCAAACTCAGGATGTGTCAGCCGATTTACTGGCGAAGATGGCACCATACTTCACCACCGGCGGTTGGTCAGTGGTATCGGCAGACATCGTTGGGCCACAGGTTGGCGCGGATTTACAAAGTCGCGCGATTTATGTCACGCTTGCGGCGCTTGCCGGAATGTTGATTTACATCGCGTTTCGCTTTGAATGGATTTATGGTGTGGCAGCGGTGCTGGCGGTTTTTCACGATGTGATGATCACCCTCGGACTTTTCAGTCTCTTTGGCTGGGATATTGACCTCACAGTCGTAGCCGCCTTGCTCACCCTGGTTGGTTACTCAATGAATGATACGATTGTTATCTTTGACCGTATTCGTGAAAACCTGAGAGTAAGAAGGCGTGAGAGCCTCGCTCAAATTACCAACGATGCGATTAACCAGACGCTTTCACGAACGATCATCACTTCCGGCTTAACCTTTCTCTCGGTGGTTGCCATCGTGATTTTTGGTGGTGATGTGCTGCGAGGATTTGGCTTGGCGCTAACCATCGGCATTATCATCGGCACCTATTCATCAATCGCCGTTGCCAGCCCGATTATGCTCTGGTGGGAATACTATACCAACCGAAGCAAACAAGCAGCGGCGGCGAGTTCGCGAGCTGCACGGGCGATTTAA
- the secD gene encoding protein translocase subunit SecD, whose amino-acid sequence MAQKIRTRLIVIVLVTLASLYMVFLPHNRRPGVKDFTSWAQVKENLQNNIRLGLDLRGGSHLVMQVQTDDVIKGITNKNADVAKAKLTEKGWPFNSLEATAVDTITVTVPDTAKNADIINELEQDFNNNTPEGRGWSASEKGNAIAFSLDGSVQNLERDRATELAKQIIENRVNAFGVTEPTIQRHGGEGSYQILIQMPGIDDPERVKNTLNADSNLELRLVVKGSQIPYPTKEAAEAAAKSLNGEVFQYRERNEGGTSQEGWVVLDKSPVVTGLDMRDARAIQSQYNSSNYEIDFSLTPGGATRFGKATGEHVGDQLAIVLNNEVKSAPRINSQINDRGQITGSFTKRSAEDLALVLKSGALPAKAVYVEERTVGPSLGADSIKQGVTASVVGLLMVIVFMLFYYRGSGINAVLALALNLILLLGALVIFGATLTLPGIAGIILLIGMAVDSNVLIFERIREELRNGKIVSSAVDVGFNKAFLTIIDTHVTTIVSCVFLFVFGTGPIRGFAVTLVAGLLANLFTAVFVSRTIYMWILSRKARVESLSI is encoded by the coding sequence ATGGCACAAAAAATTCGCACAAGATTGATCGTCATTGTTTTAGTAACATTAGCCAGTCTATACATGGTTTTCCTACCCCATAATCGTCGTCCGGGGGTAAAAGATTTCACCAGTTGGGCGCAGGTAAAAGAAAACCTGCAAAACAATATTCGCTTGGGACTGGACCTCAGAGGCGGTAGCCATCTGGTCATGCAGGTTCAAACCGATGATGTTATCAAGGGCATCACCAATAAAAATGCTGATGTCGCCAAAGCCAAATTGACTGAAAAAGGCTGGCCCTTTAATAGCTTAGAGGCAACCGCGGTAGATACTATCACGGTCACCGTGCCCGATACCGCCAAGAATGCTGACATCATTAATGAACTTGAGCAGGATTTCAATAACAACACACCCGAAGGAAGGGGTTGGTCAGCCAGTGAAAAAGGCAATGCCATCGCTTTTTCATTGGATGGTTCGGTGCAAAATCTCGAACGTGACCGCGCCACCGAACTCGCCAAACAGATTATCGAAAATCGCGTCAACGCCTTTGGCGTGACCGAACCGACCATTCAACGACATGGCGGAGAAGGCAGTTATCAAATCCTGATTCAGATGCCGGGTATCGATGACCCGGAGCGCGTCAAAAATACCTTGAATGCCGATTCCAATCTTGAATTGCGACTGGTCGTCAAAGGCTCGCAGATTCCCTATCCAACCAAAGAGGCTGCTGAGGCGGCAGCCAAGAGCTTAAATGGCGAAGTTTTCCAATACCGTGAACGCAACGAAGGCGGAACCTCGCAGGAAGGTTGGGTGGTTCTGGACAAATCGCCCGTGGTCACAGGTCTGGATATGCGCGATGCCCGCGCCATTCAAAGCCAGTATAATAGTTCAAATTATGAGATTGATTTTTCCCTGACGCCGGGCGGCGCGACTCGTTTCGGTAAAGCCACCGGTGAACACGTCGGCGACCAACTGGCGATTGTTTTGAATAACGAAGTCAAATCTGCGCCGCGCATCAATTCTCAAATTAATGACCGTGGACAAATCACCGGCAGTTTCACCAAACGCTCGGCAGAAGATTTGGCTCTGGTTTTAAAATCCGGGGCGCTTCCCGCAAAAGCGGTGTACGTTGAAGAGCGAACCGTTGGTCCGTCACTTGGCGCAGACTCGATTAAACAGGGCGTGACCGCATCCGTTGTCGGTCTCTTGATGGTTATCGTGTTCATGCTGTTTTACTATCGCGGTTCGGGCATCAATGCGGTATTGGCATTGGCGCTCAACCTGATTCTTTTGCTTGGAGCATTGGTAATTTTCGGGGCGACCCTGACCCTGCCCGGCATTGCCGGAATCATCTTGTTGATTGGTATGGCAGTAGACTCCAACGTCCTTATTTTTGAGCGCATTCGCGAAGAGTTGCGTAACGGCAAGATTGTCAGTTCGGCTGTAGATGTGGGCTTTAATAAAGCCTTTTTAACCATTATTGACACACACGTCACGACCATCGTTTCCTGTGTATTTCTTTTCGTATTCGGAACCGGACCGATTCGCGGATTTGCGGTAACTCTGGTTGCCGGGTTGCTGGCTAACCTGTTTACGGCGGTGTTTGTTTCCCGAACCATTTATATGTGGATACTCAGCCGCAAAGCGCGGGTTGAATCGCTCAGCATATAA
- a CDS encoding TonB family protein, whose amino-acid sequence MFDNLVESSTVKKKSNRGSFFMITAVLWVVLFTSAIVYGVWKFDARLNEQFEQLTLLAPPPPPPPPPPPPPPSAAPVKVTKVEAPVGFVAAKEPPKEIKPPSKTPPSIPRTGGVVGGVEGGVPGGVPGGVPGGVPGGVVGGVPGGRGADEPPPPPPPPKEEPKPEPPKIVRKSGGVLTGSATRRVEPTYPPLAKAARVSGAVVVEVTIDEAGNVIAARALSGHPLLKDAATAAARGWKFTPTQLSGQPVKVIGTITFNFNL is encoded by the coding sequence ATGTTCGATAACTTAGTCGAATCGTCAACTGTCAAAAAGAAATCCAATCGCGGGAGTTTCTTTATGATTACTGCGGTACTTTGGGTTGTCTTATTTACCAGCGCCATTGTTTATGGTGTCTGGAAGTTCGACGCAAGACTCAATGAGCAGTTCGAGCAGTTGACCTTACTTGCGCCACCACCGCCACCACCGCCGCCACCACCGCCACCGCCACCGTCAGCCGCACCGGTAAAGGTAACCAAGGTTGAAGCGCCGGTCGGTTTCGTTGCGGCGAAAGAACCGCCTAAAGAAATTAAACCGCCATCAAAAACCCCGCCCAGCATTCCCCGCACCGGTGGAGTCGTTGGAGGTGTTGAAGGCGGCGTTCCGGGCGGCGTTCCGGGCGGCGTTCCGGGCGGCGTTCCCGGTGGAGTAGTAGGCGGCGTTCCCGGTGGAAGGGGTGCCGATGAACCACCGCCACCGCCACCGCCACCAAAAGAGGAGCCAAAACCTGAACCCCCGAAAATTGTTCGTAAATCGGGTGGTGTTTTAACCGGTTCGGCAACTCGTCGCGTGGAACCGACCTATCCACCGCTTGCCAAAGCGGCCCGCGTCAGCGGTGCTGTCGTGGTTGAAGTAACCATCGATGAAGCCGGTAATGTGATCGCCGCAAGAGCCTTGTCGGGACACCCGTTGCTTAAAGATGCGGCAACCGCCGCCGCGCGTGGTTGGAAGTTCACCCCGACCCAACTGAGCGGTCAGCCCGTGAAGGTCATCGGTACGATTACTTTCAACTTTAACCTTTAA
- a CDS encoding biopolymer transporter ExbD encodes MAHGEQEDVIASKKVGLAPPNINVTPLIDVLLVLIIIFMVIQPRKEAQFESNIPQKPDTTENSPVPPSDLLMVEVDLSGSGLDQNVKLNSKPMTLIELGTTLQSLLEQRPDKTVFIKGPKDKQYGDVVNVIDTIKGAGAERIGLQIDFLQ; translated from the coding sequence ATGGCACACGGAGAACAAGAAGACGTCATTGCTAGTAAGAAAGTTGGATTAGCACCACCAAACATTAACGTAACACCGCTGATCGACGTGTTGCTCGTGCTGATTATCATCTTCATGGTCATTCAACCCCGCAAAGAAGCGCAGTTTGAATCGAACATTCCGCAAAAACCGGATACCACAGAAAATTCGCCAGTTCCACCATCCGATTTGTTGATGGTCGAGGTTGATTTATCGGGAAGCGGATTAGACCAGAACGTTAAGCTTAATTCCAAGCCGATGACCTTGATTGAACTGGGCACGACCTTACAATCACTGCTTGAGCAACGCCCTGATAAGACGGTATTCATCAAGGGTCCCAAAGATAAACAATATGGTGATGTGGTCAATGTCATTGACACCATCAAAGGAGCCGGTGCCGAACGTATCGGACTCCAGATTGACTTTTTACAATAA
- a CDS encoding MotA/TolQ/ExbB proton channel family protein yields MEWPAILVAIVLMIMSIYSIAIMVERWLTYNAAKNQSRQFAPKVAQALRENRIDEAIAISDRHKKSHLAMVVNAGLQEFQAHQGGSDISGSTMEAARRALQRSTALKSAELKRGLSGLATIGSTAPFVGLLGTVIGIISAFQGMKSAEGTGISAVAGGISEALVETAFGLLVAIPAVWAFNYFQNKVESFNIEMDNSSSELIDYFIKRSSDKK; encoded by the coding sequence ATGGAATGGCCGGCGATTCTGGTCGCTATCGTCTTGATGATTATGAGTATCTACTCAATCGCCATCATGGTTGAGCGTTGGCTCACCTACAATGCTGCGAAAAATCAATCCCGTCAATTCGCTCCGAAAGTCGCTCAAGCGCTTCGCGAAAATCGTATTGATGAAGCGATTGCGATTTCTGACCGTCACAAAAAATCGCATCTGGCGATGGTGGTCAATGCCGGATTACAGGAATTCCAGGCGCATCAAGGCGGTTCGGATATCTCCGGTTCGACAATGGAAGCCGCGCGCCGCGCTTTGCAACGTTCGACCGCTTTAAAATCGGCTGAATTGAAACGCGGCCTTTCAGGTCTTGCAACCATCGGTTCTACGGCTCCGTTCGTCGGTTTGCTCGGCACGGTTATCGGCATCATCTCGGCGTTTCAGGGTATGAAATCCGCAGAAGGAACCGGTATCTCGGCAGTCGCCGGTGGTATTTCGGAAGCCCTGGTTGAAACCGCATTCGGTTTGCTCGTGGCAATTCCTGCGGTGTGGGCGTTTAACTATTTCCAGAACAAGGTTGAATCCTTCAATATCGAAATGGACAACTCCTCTTCGGAATTGATCGACTATTTCATCAAACGCAGCAGCGATAAGAAGTAG
- the tgt gene encoding tRNA guanosine(34) transglycosylase Tgt, whose translation MTTPFSFEVIQKDKTTRARLGKLTTAHGVIETPVFMPVGTQGTVKALTQEMLETLGARIILGNTYHLFLRPTHTLVNELGGLHKFISWERAILTDSGGFQVFSLSPLRKLTEEGVQFQSHIDGLRHFLSPEKSMEIQAALGSDIVMCLDECTPYPATREQAKESLELTTRWARRSKDYLKKLHEDRKESASLGIKIVNPTQALFGIIQGSMFFDLREQSLNELLEVDFDGMAIGGLSVGEDKQIMYSVIEHLTPKIPETKPRYLMGVGTPEDIVEAVAQGIDMFDCVMPTRNARNGNLFTSRGRINIKNARYKTDDRPLDETCSCPTCGRYSRAYIRHLYMSGEILAAILCSAHNISFYLDTMRRIRQAISLGAFNEFHSTFIEELSRGME comes from the coding sequence ATTAGGAAAATTAACCACCGCGCACGGGGTCATTGAAACGCCGGTTTTTATGCCCGTGGGTACTCAGGGCACCGTGAAAGCTTTGACCCAGGAGATGCTTGAAACGCTTGGAGCGAGGATAATTTTAGGCAATACCTATCATCTGTTTTTAAGACCGACGCATACCCTGGTCAATGAACTCGGCGGACTCCACAAATTCATTTCCTGGGAACGCGCCATTTTAACCGATAGCGGCGGGTTTCAGGTTTTCAGTCTCAGTCCGCTTCGTAAACTCACCGAAGAAGGCGTACAGTTTCAATCGCACATCGATGGGCTTCGCCATTTTTTATCGCCGGAAAAATCTATGGAGATTCAAGCGGCTCTCGGCTCGGACATCGTGATGTGTCTGGATGAATGCACCCCTTACCCGGCGACTCGTGAACAGGCGAAGGAATCTTTGGAACTGACGACTCGTTGGGCGCGTCGGTCAAAGGATTATTTGAAGAAACTTCATGAAGACCGTAAGGAAAGCGCGAGCCTCGGCATCAAAATCGTCAATCCAACCCAGGCGCTTTTTGGCATCATTCAAGGCAGCATGTTTTTTGATTTACGCGAACAGAGTTTGAATGAACTACTGGAAGTTGATTTTGATGGCATGGCGATTGGCGGACTGTCAGTTGGCGAAGATAAACAAATCATGTACTCGGTCATCGAACACCTTACGCCTAAGATACCCGAAACCAAGCCGCGTTATTTGATGGGCGTTGGCACACCCGAAGATATTGTCGAAGCGGTCGCTCAGGGCATTGATATGTTCGATTGCGTCATGCCCACGCGCAATGCCCGCAATGGCAATCTGTTTACCAGCCGGGGGCGCATCAATATTAAAAATGCGCGTTATAAAACCGATGACCGTCCTCTGGATGAAACTTGTTCGTGTCCAACTTGCGGGCGGTATTCAAGAGCTTACATCAGACATTTGTATATGAGTGGCGAGATCTTGGCGGCGATTTTATGTTCGGCGCATAACATCAGCTTCTACCTTGACACTATGCGAAGGATAAGGCAAGCTATCTCGCTTGGTGCTTTCAACGAGTTCCACTCTACATTCATAGAAGAACTTTCTCGCGGAATGGAATAA
- a CDS encoding biopolymer transporter ExbD — protein MGMAVGSGDSGLVADINVTPLVDVMLVLLIIFMVVAPLLQSGVSVALPKSKNPEPDPNIIKETSAVVALPGENQFYIGKDPVRQEDIPTKIKNILKDKPANEQIVYVKSGKNVKYGTVVEVIDKIREAGFDRIGLVAEKEKDKGAGGGTQ, from the coding sequence ATGGGCATGGCAGTAGGCAGCGGAGACAGTGGTCTGGTTGCCGATATTAATGTCACACCACTGGTAGACGTGATGCTCGTGTTGCTGATTATCTTTATGGTCGTCGCACCGTTGTTGCAATCCGGCGTCAGCGTCGCCTTACCGAAATCGAAAAACCCCGAACCTGACCCGAATATCATCAAAGAGACTTCGGCGGTCGTGGCGCTTCCGGGGGAAAATCAATTTTATATCGGCAAAGACCCGGTTCGTCAGGAAGATATTCCGACAAAAATTAAGAATATCCTGAAAGACAAGCCTGCAAACGAACAGATTGTTTATGTCAAGAGCGGCAAAAATGTTAAATATGGAACGGTTGTCGAAGTCATCGACAAAATTCGTGAAGCAGGATTTGACCGCATCGGACTGGTCGCCGAAAAAGAGAAAGACAAAGGTGCAGGAGGCGGCACTCAATAA
- the yajC gene encoding preprotein translocase subunit YajC: MNTDTISSILLLIQQGGGGFGSLLVSLWPMLLIFGIFYFLLIRPQQKRQRQMQADRDQMLSSLKAGDKVITSGGIYGTIVTVREKEDVILLRIAQSVSIEIQRGSIAGLQGSETKETETAKQ, from the coding sequence ATGAACACAGACACCATCTCAAGTATTCTATTGCTCATTCAACAAGGGGGCGGAGGATTTGGGTCATTACTCGTCAGCCTCTGGCCGATGTTATTGATTTTCGGTATCTTCTATTTCCTGCTCATTCGTCCACAACAGAAACGGCAACGACAAATGCAAGCTGACCGTGATCAAATGCTCTCGTCATTGAAAGCCGGGGACAAGGTCATCACCAGTGGTGGCATTTACGGGACGATTGTTACGGTTCGCGAAAAAGAGGATGTGATTTTACTGAGAATCGCCCAATCGGTTTCTATTGAAATTCAACGCGGCTCAATCGCCGGTCTGCAAGGCAGCGAAACCAAAGAAACTGAGACCGCAAAGCAATAA